The DNA window CGACCAGTATGAATTGACCAACGCGAATGGCATGCGCGTTCGGATCCTCGGTTATGGCGGGATCGTCCAGTCGATCGAGGTCCCGGATCGGGACGGGACGATCGCCAACGTCGCGCTGGGATTCGACGATCCACAGGGCTATCGCGATCACCCGGGACCATACTTCGGCGCGATCATCGGGCGGTTCGGGAACCGGATCGCCTCGGGCACCTTCGATCTCGACGGCTCCACGTGGAAGGTGCCGGTGAACGACGGGCCGAACAGCCTCCACGGCGGGTTGTCCGGTTTCGACAAGAAGACCTGGACCTGCCGGTCCGTGGAGAACGGCCTGGAACTGACCCACGTCAGCCCGGACGGCGACGAGGGGTTCCCGGGAGAACTGTCGGTGACGGTCACCTACACCCTCGCCGGCGACAACGCTCTGCGCATCGATTACGCGGCGGTGACCGACGCGCCGACCGTGGTCAACCTGACCAACCACAGCTACTTCAACCTGGCCGGCGTGGGCTCCGGAGACGTTTACGGCCACCTCATGCAGATCCACGCCGACGGGTTCCTGCCGGTCGGCCCCGGCCTGATCCCCGCTGGAACCGTCGCGCCTGTCGAGGGGACCGCGATGGACTTCCGTGAGCCGGTCGCCATCGGGGCCCGGATCCGTGCCGCCGAGGAGCAGTTGCTGCTCGCCGGAGGGTACGACCACAACTGGGTGCTGCGCGGTTCCGAGGACGGCCTGCGGGAGGTGGCCCGGGTCGTCGAGCCGGTCGGCGGGCGGACGCTGACCGTGCTGACCACCGAGCCGGGCATGCAGTTCTACTCCGGCAACTTCCTGGACGGCTCGTTCGCCGGGGCGGGCGGCCGCGCGTACCGCCAGGGCGACGGATTCGCGCTGGAGACCCAGCACTTCCCGGACTCGCCGAATCAGCCTTCCTTCCCCTCCACCGTGCTGCGGCCGGGGGAGGAGTACCGGTCGACGACTGTCTACCAGTTCGGCATCGACTAACTCGGCATCGACGGTCGATGGCGGCGAGGCCCGGTTATTCGGCTGATTCCGGGCCTCTGCGTCGTCTCGGGCCGGCCGGCCCCGCCGCCACACGGCGAGCCTGCCGGTGAGCAGTTCCCCGAACATCACCGGTGCTCCAATGCCAGCCGGGGGAGTCGTCGCGCCAGCCCTGCGGGCAACCACCACGCCCGCGCTCCGAACACGTGCATGACAGCCGGTAGCAACAGGCAGCGGATGACCACGGCGTCGATCAGCACGGCCGCCGCCAGCCCGAGGCCGAACTGCTGCAACATCCGATCGGGCGAGAGAAGGAAAGCCCCGAACACCACTACCATGATCGCGGCAGCCGCCGTGACGACCCTCCCCGTCGTAGCCAGCCCTTCCCGCACCGCACCGACGGCGTCCCGGGTCTTCTCCCATTCCTCGTGCATGCGGGCGAGCAGGAACACCTCGT is part of the Actinoplanes missouriensis 431 genome and encodes:
- a CDS encoding aldose epimerase family protein, encoding MSADQYELTNANGMRVRILGYGGIVQSIEVPDRDGTIANVALGFDDPQGYRDHPGPYFGAIIGRFGNRIASGTFDLDGSTWKVPVNDGPNSLHGGLSGFDKKTWTCRSVENGLELTHVSPDGDEGFPGELSVTVTYTLAGDNALRIDYAAVTDAPTVVNLTNHSYFNLAGVGSGDVYGHLMQIHADGFLPVGPGLIPAGTVAPVEGTAMDFREPVAIGARIRAAEEQLLLAGGYDHNWVLRGSEDGLREVARVVEPVGGRTLTVLTTEPGMQFYSGNFLDGSFAGAGGRAYRQGDGFALETQHFPDSPNQPSFPSTVLRPGEEYRSTTVYQFGID